The Planococcus liqunii genome includes a region encoding these proteins:
- a CDS encoding DUF2179 domain-containing protein → MNPIVLVIIIFLISIVYVTLSTVRMILMMKGYRYLAAGLSIIEVIINILGLGLVLENISEIQNLISYAVGFGAGVIVGSMIEDKISLGYVTATVVSPENSDHLSKQLREKGYGVTDWETNGHEGPRRSLQILTPKKRELKLYQTIKELEPQAFVVANDSKTIHGGFWIRRVRGRTMSHR, encoded by the coding sequence ATGAATCCTATTGTATTGGTAATCATTATTTTCTTGATCAGCATCGTTTATGTGACCTTGTCGACGGTCCGGATGATCTTGATGATGAAAGGCTACCGCTACTTGGCTGCTGGCTTATCGATTATCGAAGTCATCATCAATATTTTAGGGCTGGGGCTTGTACTCGAGAACATTTCAGAGATCCAAAATCTGATTTCGTATGCGGTCGGTTTTGGTGCCGGTGTCATTGTCGGTTCGATGATCGAAGACAAGATTTCGCTCGGTTATGTTACCGCAACGGTGGTGTCTCCGGAAAACTCGGATCACTTATCGAAACAATTGCGTGAAAAAGGCTACGGGGTCACGGACTGGGAAACGAACGGACACGAAGGACCACGCCGTTCGCTGCAGATTCTGACGCCGAAAAAACGAGAACTGAAGCTGTACCAGACCATCAAAGAACTGGAACCGCAAGCTTTTGTGGTGGCCAACGATTCGAAGACCATCCACGGCGGGTTCTGGATTCGTAGGGTGAGAGGGAGAACGATGTCGCATCGGTAA
- a CDS encoding Ig-like domain-containing protein yields MERNVLKKSFLFLVLASLLLFGNGATVFADTSGGTNTDVADKVLPSGLKLSKASLAIATNQTYKVAATIAPANVADSTVIWKSSNPKAATVDAKGTIKGIVSGKAVITATAKANPAIAKTLAVTVSAKTVKLNKASVSVVAGQAITLTATVSPVDSTPKTVTWKSSNAKIATVDAKGKIIGKAKGTATITASVSGGKVATAKVTVTSPIAAQSVKLDKTSLTLAAGKTYALKASISPSTTTNKSLKWKTSNAKVATVDSKGVVKAVGAGSAKITATTANGKTVTATVTVPYVKTLSAGTWKGGTHIAAGRYKITTKSGAGNLFITPATGDLYINEILAGPNEDWGVQMVTTDIKKGDKIEILSLDSVQFTKVTNVKSNTLHAGNWTVGKDIAAGRYRVTTPSGAGNLVAWRGYSLVVNEMLSAKKEPYYVTSVTQTFSNGDRIEISGLNKVVFTKSK; encoded by the coding sequence GTGGAGAGAAATGTTTTGAAGAAAAGCTTCTTGTTTCTTGTTTTGGCTAGCTTGTTGCTATTTGGCAATGGGGCGACAGTATTTGCTGATACTTCGGGAGGTACTAACACTGATGTAGCTGATAAGGTATTGCCAAGCGGGTTGAAATTGAGTAAGGCTTCTTTAGCAATTGCGACAAATCAAACCTATAAAGTAGCAGCGACTATTGCGCCAGCAAATGTGGCAGATTCGACCGTCATTTGGAAAAGCTCCAACCCTAAAGCAGCAACGGTTGATGCGAAAGGTACCATTAAAGGAATCGTTAGCGGCAAAGCTGTCATTACCGCTACTGCAAAAGCTAATCCGGCAATAGCCAAAACATTGGCGGTAACGGTTTCTGCGAAAACAGTAAAATTGAATAAAGCCAGTGTATCCGTTGTTGCGGGACAAGCGATTACATTAACGGCGACTGTTTCCCCAGTAGACAGTACGCCTAAAACTGTTACGTGGAAGAGTTCCAATGCTAAAATTGCTACAGTTGACGCTAAAGGGAAAATTATTGGCAAAGCCAAAGGTACCGCAACAATTACCGCCTCAGTGAGCGGAGGCAAAGTGGCAACTGCAAAAGTGACAGTCACCTCTCCGATTGCAGCGCAATCCGTAAAGCTGGATAAAACAAGCCTTACATTGGCCGCTGGAAAAACCTATGCGTTAAAAGCTTCAATCAGTCCGAGCACCACAACAAACAAATCACTGAAATGGAAAACCTCGAATGCTAAAGTTGCCACTGTCGACAGTAAAGGCGTCGTAAAAGCAGTCGGTGCCGGATCGGCTAAGATTACGGCGACGACAGCGAACGGCAAAACGGTTACGGCAACGGTTACTGTTCCGTATGTGAAAACCCTGTCTGCAGGTACTTGGAAAGGAGGCACGCATATTGCAGCGGGCCGTTATAAAATTACGACTAAATCCGGTGCAGGCAACTTGTTCATAACACCCGCAACGGGTGATTTGTATATCAATGAAATTCTTGCTGGTCCCAACGAAGATTGGGGAGTCCAGATGGTGACGACTGATATCAAAAAAGGAGATAAAATTGAAATATTAAGTCTCGACAGTGTTCAGTTTACGAAAGTCACCAATGTAAAATCGAATACATTGCATGCAGGCAACTGGACAGTGGGCAAAGATATCGCAGCAGGCAGATACCGAGTCACTACGCCAAGCGGTGCAGGAAATTTAGTCGCTTGGCGAGGTTATAGTTTGGTGGTTAATGAAATGCTGTCAGCGAAAAAAGAGCCTTATTATGTAACAAGCGTAACCCAAACATTTAGCAATGGAGACCGCATTGAAATTTCGGGCTTGAACAAAGTAGTATTCACTAAAAGCAAATAG